The nucleotide sequence AATTCCTTTTGCCTTTCTCGAGGATATTCATGGAAGATTTGTGAAGACATATGGTCGTGCTTGTCATACAGCACCTGCTTATGGAATGAATGACGAGTTCTCTAGGATTTTGAGTCAACAGATTGATTACTATTCTAATGATCCTAATGCAGATAGGATGAATCGGATCAAGGGTGAAATGAGTCAGGTAATGCACTTAATTTTAAatgtattatttttaaaagatgttTTTGATTTCCTTCATGCTTATAAGATAGGGAAAGAATATTTTCTTATCCAGTAAAGTAATTTacttgataatttttaaattttatgtaaTTTCAGAATATTTTAAGAACAAGGGCAGCTCTTGCCTCTCATGTTTTTCTGGACTTATTCCAAATGCTCTTTCAATAAATAGTGGCCATCATTAGCAATTGTCTCCTGCTAATCTTCACTGGTTACACACAGCTCTTTTAGCAGATTATAGCCATTGTTTACTTTGTTCCTAGTATCTTAGTTAGTCAAAGATTACATAGCAAGACAGATGCGATAAAGAAAGCGCTGCTGCCTTTATTGTTTGATTTTAGCTTCTGCAATTTTGTAAATATGTTATCCATAGATTTGCCAGTAAAAGATTGTTCCCAATTTCAAGTGCCACTTTATGTTGTGAACCACTATGATGCATACTGACCACACTAGTTGTATTGGTAACATGAACTGTTACCATCTGTTATGCAGTTTGCCTTCTTATCTGTTTGACTAATTTAAAGTTTCTGAATCGAATGGCTTGATGTTCCATAGGTGCGCAATGTTATGATAGAGAATATTGACAAAGTGCTGGAAAGAGGAGAGCGGTTGGAGTTGCTGGTTGACAAAACTGCAAGCATGCAAGGAAATACAATTCGCTTTAGGAAACAAGCACGTCGCTTTCGGAACTCCGTGTGGTGGCAAAATATTAAGCTAACGTATGCAACATGCACATCTAACCTTTTCTTAGTTCCTGTTTTCATGCCTTCAATTGtattgttatatttattttaaaaaaaaacaataaagatATATTTATGATATACATTATCGAACTAAAATTGCACATTGAACGCTAAGATGCAATGTGAATTATCTGGTCAGTAAAGACTTTCAAGGGATTCTATTTCTGGTGCTTACTGAATACTATAATCTGAAAAGAAAACATTAGCCATGTGCATGTATAAATCTAGTAAATCACATCAAGCTGACAGTGAACTAGAACTTTGGCACCAATTTCCCAAATTGAGAATTTTGGTTAGCTGTAAAGTTGGAAGTGAATTTGGTTTAGTTATTTTCAGGATTTAGTGGGGGAAAATCCCTATCGGAAGTGATCCGTAATTGTTTTTGTTCTTATACAGGATAAGAACTGCATCTTCTAATAAGACATTGCTTTGTATTTGATAACATATGTCCATAATCAAATATTACAGTATATAATGGgatgattttagattttttttatttctttttcaatattttaaatccaattttttcttaaaaatctgTATATGAGCACATTAATTAAAACAAATGCCTTCTCAATGTATCTTGATGAGTCTTTTTGCTTGTGGGCATCTTAACAAACAATCAAAGTGAAGTCTGTGTGATGTCAACTGTTATTTTTTTATGGTTTAATAGTTTGTCTTTTCAAGCATAGATGAATGTAATTGAAACCAGACCTACATGACTATATAAAGATGTGATGAAACAAAAGGATGGTCTTGTTTTGGATGTTAAATAAATGATTGAAAGGAACTATTGAAATTTTCATAGAGTTGCTAAATAGAATGTTTGGCTTCACAGAAAACCACCATTGGCCATGTTGGATGATGAATAACAGGCCATGCTCATTCATTTGCAATCTTATTTTGGTTTAACTGAGATTTTTGGATCTCATATTTGGTACTTCATGACTTTTGTAGTTGGTAATAGTGGAAAACTGgagttgttaaattaaaattttgtcatGAATCAAATATGTCCTTTGTTTGTCTCTTGATTCAACTAGTCCTTGTGCCAAAGATATTTTCATATGAATTCTAGAGAACCTTCTTATGTGGCATGCCATCAAATAATTATACACTAAAGCAATACTAAGCATTGATCTAGTATGTCAACTTTAATATTGAATCCTCAAATCTTTTCTCTGTAGCTACCTCGCTTGATCCATGTTTTGGTGCAATACAGGAGATCATCCTCATTCTTTTCAATTCCTTCTGTCATGTATAGGCCCTTGTATTTATTATGTACATGAGTTTAACTAGGATCTCCCCAATCATGTTTGAAGCCGGTGAATTGTTCATCATTTAATGGTATCTTTCCTAGCAAGAAAAAGTCTCGTCACTATGTGTATTATTAAAAGAGACCATGGTTTTAATTTTCTGATCTTCCAGTGGAAATTTAGTGATTCTGGTTCTCATGATAGGAAAATTAACCTTACTGGACGCCTGAAATCTAGTTATATTTCGTGTTGATTGTTGCTCACGATGATCCCATGGTGACCAATCAGTTTCTTATCCGATGAGCTGGTATAaggtggaaggatctatatcaTACAATCTTCCATGATTCACTTGGAATAAAATTCTTATTCCCATCATTTCATGTTGTAGAATCTTAGATGGAATTAATTACTGACCTCCTTTAGCATATGTCAGTCATCTACTCATATTAACTCAATTATCTAGATAAAGCTGATTATCATGTCAACCGGATTTGAAACATCTCTGATTCAAAGCATCTCCTAATTAGCTGCTGTTTAACTATCACAACTGACAAATCTCTGTGATTCAAAGCATTTCCTGAACGTTGTTTTGTAGATATACCTTAACACGTTTTTAGAGTGTGTTCTCTGTTTGTACTTTATCTAAGTTTTATTTTTGAACTTAAAATGAAAACATTCTCTGACTTGGACAATTTGTGCCTTGCAGGATTGTACTTATTCTACTCATCCTGATTATTATATACGTTGTGCTTGCATTTCTATGCCATGGCATTGCTTTGCCAACTTGTATCAGGTAGAGTTTCTTAAAGCCTTCTCTGTTTGTTTTATATATGTTTTTGCGTGCAATTAGTGATCCATCGAGTGCCGATTGTATTGGTATGTTTCTCCATGCATTGTTCACATTGTTATGTTATTCTATCAACATAGTTTTGCTGCCCTTGTGAGAAGATACATCTTTACCTACAATTACAGTTTCTACTACTTGTGAAGTTTATTGTAGATGATCTGTTTACATGAATCTTGGATAAGATTCATAATGTTGAGACCAACATTGCATATGGGCTTAGCTTCGAATGTGTCACATTCATAATGTTGTTAGTGGAATCAGAATTGAAAGCAGTTCTTTATCGAACTTGAGCAGTTCCTTAACTTTCTACATTTGTTGAATTCGGACTCGAATCTAAATTTTGCACCCCACTAGCAAGATACTTTATAAACTAGTTTAATGCCAGCGCGCCCCTGGGTGAAATATAAACTCAATACACAAATAAGAAAGGTTATTTGtgttaatatattattatatattgtaataatatataatatattttatattttatttgtgttaacacATAAAATATTGTAATTATTAATCTAGTATCCACATATTCTCatcaatttataattttatagatTTTAAGAAGATTATAATTAATTCACTAATGTTATATCTTCATATCACAATTAATCGCTATAAGATAGGTTATCTTTCTTCTATCCTTTTCATTATGTGCATAATAAATTTGATAGTCTAATTTACATAATATACATATTTGTATTATTTAGttgaataatatttaaaataaactaTGTTTGATCGGAGGAAGAAAAATACTCTGCATAGAAGAGAAATAATCGTGCAAATGAGGTGTTTGGGAAACTGAAGAGACATGGTAAAGGAATCAAAGAGCCTTAATTAATACCTTATCCTGTAGAATTAGTTCATAAACAAATATTGCCGCATGTAAATATACTAGATATcaaagaaaatattatttttttttaaaaaaaaggagagagttcCATTTTCCTCTGTTTTACTGTAAATTGGAGATCAATGTTATGAATTTTTTCTTGAATCGGTGCAAGTCCATAGTTTTAACAGGTGAACCTTTTTCCCATCCACcagattaatttaaatttagagaTTTACATGAAAGTATTTAGGAGACATATCTTACATGATTGTGCCTAATGCCAATGAAGATTGCTGCTATTGAACCTTGTACTCCATCCATTGTTTTTTAAGTTAGGGGGTATCAAAATGCCAACAATAATTATGTTCGCAAGCTGGGAAAAGTGATTGATTCACATTGCAATTTCACAAGCTATAATTGAAACCAGGAGCTTGCTTGATGTAAGAGTTTTGTGACACATTTCTTGCATGTGCAAtcaactatttttctctcttttgggTGCTAAATCCTAATAAAGCCAAGTATGATCCAACTGTATGCTCTATGATCGCTAGGTTGAGAGCATCATTGTTTTTGTCTTTAATGATAATGGCACTTGTTTCTTAGTTCATGGTTCATTCATTTCTGTAGTGGCCAACACATTTATTTGATTACGTGAAAGATAATATTTTCTTTAATGCACGAACGTGACTTGTTCATTCAACTACGAATAACTTTGTCGACTTCTTTTAGTGGTCTACGATTAAATTAGAGAAACTGTCTTATCTGTTTTGGCAAGTGGCACAATATcccttttttctttgttttttttttgtttgttgtttTGGGTAGTAGTAAAGGTGATTGTTGGATAATCTCTGCTAGCTTCCCCGTGAATTAATTCCTAATATTTGTGGGTCAACTTTTATTACGTGAAGCCTCTGAACACCGTGAGTTTATAAGATGTTCTTgaattaaaagaaaaagagacACCTGGATGGATTATCAATATTAGCGAATTGCTTCTTATGGTTGTTTGAATGAGATGTGCCACTGTCGACTTGGCTCTCTTTCACAGCAAGATGAGTTTTATGCAGGGAAGTGATACTCGAGAAACATTATTATATTAAACGAGTCGTCTCAATGATTAGTGCAATTATTATTGAAGAAAACACATCAGAACGTTGTACTGAATGATTGGGAAGGCCCTCTCTTTCAATGTGAATAATTAGAATTAGAAAGGTAATTAAAACATGCATTCGTAACAAGAGAGTATGTTGTCATATTAATATCTTTAATATGGTCTCTTGCATTCATTTGCAATTCACCATCCATAGTCACATCCAAACTGTGTCTACGTGGCTCATGGAAAATTTTTGTGAGATTGAATCGGTCAGTTGTTGAGATATGCCACCTTAAGGTAAACTCGAAGACCCCTTCATCTTGAAGGACTGTAAAACCTCACCGAACTCAATAAGAGATTCTCCGTCAGGAGCCACTCTACTCTAGCTCTTTGCCAATATCTAGAAGAAAAATCAATAAGGAAATAATGGCACTGGAGAGATTCTTAGAGTCACCTTCAACGAATAGATCAATTATTGTCAAAAGAGATGGAGCTAATGCAAAGGAAATCTTCTTTTAACTGAACGCAAAAACCTTTTATATCGCAATAGCTAAAGGAGAAGAATAATATCAGATTCTACATACAATTACACAAAAGCTCAAATCCAAATCAACTATGATCAAATCTTTCATTGTTTAAAGGTGATGAGTGATCAAGAAGCAATTGAAACTAGGTGAGATGCAAAGAAGAAAGAATAGGATCAAGGAATGAAGGTATGTATAAAATAACTTTGATATTagactaatttatttatattcactCTACAGTGAAATATATAAAAAGAATAAATAAGTTCAAACACTAATAAATAGAGCTTATgaacaattttaaaataatttaatttatatgaactttaattattatttctttcaaatgtgtcaaatatcTAATATGTTAAccatgaaaaaaatataaattttatttattaaattactcTTTTGATGAAATCATAAGAATAATCATATCTCTACTTGAGCTCAATAAGAAATTTGAGCTCAACTTCGTCCTGAATAGATTTTTAATGAATAAGAACGAATTCaagcaaaaaaacataaattttaacataataaaCTTACTTAGCTCGATTTCATTTAGTTATATCTTTTATATGTGGATACAATACCATATAAGTAGACGTGTGCAAAATGACAATATGGAAATGTTAAATTCGTGAAACCTTATCCTCAATCTCCACCAGTAATAGAATTGTGATTTTTTCTCGTGAAAAATATGttttgcaaaaataaaatattgttgtttttagaaaatttcttggTAAACCTTGtggggataaaaaaaaaatctaatttatcCTCAAAATTACAACGAGAAATTACCGAATCATGTATTTAAAGTTTCAAAATacttaaattatgtattttttgaaattaccatctcatatttattttattcctTTTCATTATTCCAAATCGATTACTACATTGTAAAATTTGATTTAGGAAACTATTCATCCACacaataattgattaattttatttttaaaaaataattaatttgtgttaaaaaataataaattttaatatagtATATATCAATTTGAGGATATAACATATAACATCTGGTTCTTtgtcatttaaaattttctaaatttattaattaattttaatcaaattgatatttatttaattcttttgattattatatttatatttttaaatattaatttaatatatggTATTGAaagtagttattttttttttaaaaataattgattaGCATCATGTAGCAATCAATTCAGATTTTATTGTACTCTGTCAAGTCGTTTGTAGCAATTAATTTGAAACAGTGAAGAGGAATAAAATGTATATGCCACCGTGATTTGAAAATATCTTGGACATGggatttggtatttcaaaattttaaatatgtgGTTAGATAATTTGCCGAAATTATAATCACAGAtcacactgagtcaataaatcaGAGATCCGTCCGGCTCAGGTAAATGAGTCAAGAATTA is from Zingiber officinale cultivar Zhangliang chromosome 7B, Zo_v1.1, whole genome shotgun sequence and encodes:
- the LOC122005496 gene encoding vesicle-associated membrane protein 711-like, giving the protein MAILYALVARGSVVLAEFNTSPMNASAVARQILERIPDSQDTHVSYSQDRYIFHAKRTDGLTVLCVADDTAGRRIPFAFLEDIHGRFVKTYGRACHTAPAYGMNDEFSRILSQQIDYYSNDPNADRMNRIKGEMSQVRNVMIENIDKVLERGERLELLVDKTASMQGNTIRFRKQARRFRNSVWWQNIKLTIVLILLILIIIYVVLAFLCHGIALPTCIR